Within the Nitrospira sp. genome, the region GGTGCTCGAAGCCAGTTCCGGGAAGGTGCTCTCGACACACAAACTCTCCATGAAGCCTTCGCCTGCCAAATCAGCTCCCGTCGAAATCATGTTCAGCCCCAAGTCCGATCCCCCTGTGGTCCATATCACCAACATGATGGAAGGGACATTGTGGGCCGGAACGTGGGATGCCGCGAGCCAGTCGTTCACCTTCGAGCAAGTCGACGATTTCAGCACACGCCAGCAGGGCATGCCTTTGGAGATGCTCTACAACGCAAAGGGCGACCGGTTATTCGTCACCACGGCCAAGCCGGGTTTCGTCAACCTCTATGACAATACCGACCCGCGCCACCCGAAGTTTCTGAAGACGATCCCCGCGGCGGCCGGCGCCCATCATAGCGTGCTCTCACCCGACGAACGGTATCTGTTTGTCCAAAACAGTCTCCTCAATATGGACGGCCTGAGCGATGGGTCCATCACGGTGATCGACCTGGAGAAGGACAAGGTCTTGGGGAGTATCGATACGCTGAAGGAGCAGGGATTCAATCCCAATTGCATCATGCTGCTGCCGAACCATTTCAAGCAAACCGCCTCGCGCACCCGATGATGCCGTCATGAATAAATCGTGCATGTTTTTCTCGCACGAGGTGCATGGGCGGCGGTGCACAGTGCCCAGCGGCTCAGTGCGACCCCGGATCTAGCGCTTCGTTCGAATCACGAGCAGCCGTCGTCGCTCGGAGGCCGGGCCATCGACTGCCTTTCGCGGACTGAATTCTTCCTCGGTGACCGCATATCCTGTATAAGTGTCCCCCAAGACTTTCCTCAGATTTTGGTCATGGGAATCATAGCGCGACGACCGTGTAGCGACACGGGCCATCTCGGAGGGCATGATCACCGGTGACGACTCGCCCAAGTGGATCCTCAAACATTCGTTACACGGTGGAGGAATCGCCACCTCATCTGCTCGCGGCAGGCCTTGGGGTGCAGATTGTAGTGCTCATCATTGCGGGGATTGTCCTGACGCCTATCGTGGTGTTGCGAGCAGCGGAAGCCGACCTGCAGCACGCATCCTGGGTCGTCTTTGCAGCGCTCTTGATCAGTGGCCTGACTACAATGGTCCAGGCCAACCCTCTGGGCCGCATTGGGGCTGGCTACGTGCTGTTCATGGGGACCTCCGGCGCCTTTATTGCCGTCGGCACGACGGCGGTGACAGACGGTGGGTTGCCGTTGCTGATGTCCCTGGTCGTCGTCTCGTCGCTGGTCCAGTTTTATTTTGCAGGACGATTGGGAACGATTCGCCGTATCGTCACGCCCACTGTCGGAGGAACTGTCATCATGCTCATCGCGGTGACGGTCTTTCCTATCGCGTTTGGCCTGTTAGGAAAGGTCCCGGATCTTGCCGAAGCCAATCCAAATTCGGCGCCAATCTGCGCTGCAGCCACGCTCGGCGTCATTGTCGGCATCTCGCTTTTCGGCGGGCGTGCCGTACGATTGTGGGCGCCTATTATTGGAGTCCTTGTCGGGTGCATCGTTGCCGGCATGTTCGGGCTGATGGATTTTTCCCGCGTGGCCTCACAGGCATGGATCGGCTTGCCGAATGCCTCGTGGCCAGGATTTGACCTCTCGTTCGACACCCGCTTCTGGGCCCTTCTCCCCGCCTTTGTCATTGTGACCCTCGTCGGAGCCATTGAAACGTACGGGGATGGCATCGCCATTCAGCGCGTGTCGCATCGCACTGAGCGGGCCGTTGATTTCCGTGCCGTCCAGGGCGCCGTTTATGCCGACGGGCTCGGCAACCTCTTGTCGGGGATGGCCGGGACATTACCCAATACGACCTACTCGACGAGTATCTCAGTCGTCGATATCACCGGCGTGGCGGCACGTCGAGTGGCCCTGTATGCCGGTGCCTTCATGGCACTCATGGCGTTCTCACCCAAACTCGCCAACCTCCTCCTTGCGGTCCCTGATCCAGTGGCTGGGGCCTATATTATCGTGTTGCTCATTCTGCTGTTCGGCCACGGCATCCGGCTCGTCGCCGAGAACGGTCTCTCCTATGAAAATGGCCTGGTAGTGGGTCTCGCTTTTTGGCTCGGTACCGGGTTTCACAATCAACAGATCTTTCAGGAACTCCTGCCTCACTGGGGCCGTACCTTGCTGAACAACGGCATGACTTCCGGCGGCCTCCTCGCCGTGGGATTGATGCTGCTGGTCGCCGCACGTGATCGTGCACACGACCGATTGTCGGTGCAACTCGACGTGAAGGCAATCCCGATCGTCCACCAATTCATCGGTCGGTTCGCTACGGGGCTCGGGTGGGATCGAGCGGCGGTGGGACGCCTCGAACTGGTGACAGAGGAAGCGTTGCTCCACCTCATTGAGCGGCAGGGCACGGAGACCACGACGCAAAGAAAGATCCACCTCTCCGTGCGCTACGAGGCAGAAGTGGTGGAGCTGGAAATCATCGCGGGTCCGCAGCAGGCAAATATGGAAGATCTGATGAGGCTCTTGAAGAGCGGAGGAGCGCTTGTCGAGGACGATTTATCGCTTCGGCTACTGCGTGAACTTGCGCTAGAGATCAAGCACCAGCAATTCCATGGTATCGAATTTCTTCTCATCAAAGTCGACAGTCGTCCATTACACCAGACCGAGGACCAGTCGGACACGGCGCCAGCAGCACCATGATGCCGTTGGAGACCCCGACTGAGGCCTTTGCCCTAGCCCGGCCTATGGCGTGTTGCTTCACCCACATTCCCGTAGATTGAGAAGAGAGATCTAAAGCCCGCGATTTCGAATACCTCCAGAATATGCGGCTGAAGGGTCGACAGCACAATGGTCCCCTGCGCACCCTTGAGCCGCTTGGCCGCCACAAGAAGCACACGAAGGCCTGTGCTGCTGATGTACTCCAATGCCTCTCCATCGACGACGAGGTGCCGTTCACCGGAATCAATTAATCGGCCCAAATGGGTGCCCAGGCTTTCTGCCGATTGTGAATCCAGCCGTCCCTGCACACGCACGACACTGACGTCCCCTATCTTGCGATCAATAATCTCCATAGCCTCGTGCCTCACTGTGCCCGCCTTTCACCGGACACGTTTCATGAGCGTGACATAGTTCTTGCCGGCCTGACGGCGATAGGCCACCTCATCCATCATGGACCGGACCAGGTGAATGCCGAGGCCCCCAACGGGACGTTCTTCAATCGGGCTCGTCAGATCTGGGCTCGCCACCTCCAATGGATTGAACGGTTTCCCATCGTCCTCAATTTCGGCGTGAACGTGGTCGTTGACCACACTGAGGCGCACCACGATGTGATGCTCCGCGTCATCGTCATAGCCATAGGCGATGGCGTTTGTAATCAGCTCTTCCAGCGCAAGATTGAGCGCGCGAAGGTGTGGAACGGCCATGTCGTGCTCGTCGGCGAATTGGTCCACTGCCTGTGCCAGACGACCCAGCTCCGGCAGCCGATTTTGCAAGGTGACGGTGAGAGAGGCAGAGGTCATCATCAGTGCCGGGCGTCGCCCATAGCGTAATACCAACATCGTGATGTCGTCAGCCTGCACGACATTTCCCGCGTATTGATTCACTTCGGTGATCACCGTCCGAACCAGGTCTCGGGCAGAAAGGCCGGCGTGTTGATGTAGAATGTCTTCCAAGCGCGGTGATGAAAACATGTGCCCACGTGCATCCATCGCTTCCGTGACACCGTCCGTATAGAGAAACAATGTGTCTCCAGGTAGCATGGCAATGCCACTGGTAATATATGGCGCATCCTCCACGATACCGAGGGCCACCCCTTTTGAAGAATCCAGAGACACGAGTTGGTGGTCGTGGAGTAGATACGGCACGTTATGGCCCGCACTGCTGTACTCAAACCAGCCCGTTCGAGTGTTCAGTATCCCATAGAATACCGTCACAAACATTGCCGACTCGTTATCCGGACACAGCAGATGATTGACGTGCTCCAGGCACGCAGAGACGCCTACATCCTTCAACGCCGTGGCCTTGATCAGCGAGCGGCTCACGGCCATAAAAATGGCGGCCGGCACTCCTTTGCCGGAAACGTCTGCAATAACGATCCCAAGTCTCTCCCGGTCGATCAGGAAGAAATCGTACAAATCGCCGCCCATTTCCAGGGCCGGAATCGTTTCCGCATAGATTTCGAAGTCGTTCCGATCAGGAAATGGTGGAAACGTCCTGGGTAGGATCGACTTTTGAATATCACTGGCGATACGCAATTCGCTGCCCAGCCGTTCCTTCTCGGCCATGGTGCGGCGGAGCTCCTCCGTACGTTGCTCCACGCGTTGCTCCAAGAGGGCATTCGCATCCTGAAGCGCGGTCTGCTGACTCACGATCACCGATGCCATTTCAGAAAACGACTGGCGTAAATTCGCGACCTCATCGCCTGAGGATTGCACGCGCCGGGGTTGAGCGGGGACGTTCCCGAGCTGCCGTTCCGTGCCAAACGTGATCATTCGCTGGGACAACTCGACAAGGGGCCGGGAGACGATCCAACGCGTGCTCACCGACACGATCCCGAACACGAGCAGGCAGAGCCCTAATCCGCCGCCTACCGTGAGCACCAAGTCACGTTGGCTTTCGGCGACATACCGATCCATGGGGATGACGACTTCCAGACCACCCATGAGACCGTTGAGGTGAAAGTCACGCTTCGGACTGGCAGGGTGTGCATTGTGGCACGCCACGCACGACTGAGCGGAAGCCAGGTCGGCTAACAGGACCCGCATGACTGCCTGCCCTTGTACGGTGTCGGTACGGACAAACGGCGTGCCTGGGTCGCGCATCAGAGAGGCAAATCCGTCCCGTTCGAACTCATCCCGTGGTCCCTGTTCCTTGTTGATCGGCCAGGGACTAATGAGACGGGTCGTGTAACTATTCCCGCTCTGAGCGATCTCGTCTGATACCTCACGAACAAAGGTGGCCGGCAGTGGGAATCGGCCATGGACATCCCGGTAATCGGGCCCCATCGAAGCTCCCATGTCGGTAATCCGAGGGACCACGACAGAGGCATAGTATTTACGGTCCGCCATGATCTGATGTGCAATGCTCGTGGCTCGATGACTAAGCTTTTCCTGAAGTTTCTCGGCATTTCGAACGTGAACTTCCCACGCCGCGACGAGAGTCGTCCCGGCAATCAAGGGCACGGTCAGCATCACGAGCTTGAACCCAATCCGCCAATCTGAGGCCTTAGCTGTTACCGGGGAATGCATGACCCCAATACCCATGGATGTTGCACGAGCGCTCCCTTAACGCTCGGTCGGGCTCCATTTGAATGTACCGCGCATAACTGCGGGGCGCAGGAAGCACAAGACACGCAGTTGTGTCATCGCCGACTCGCGCGCGTGAGGGTTAGAGGAAATGGTTGTCATGACGACGACAGAAGTCTTCCCACTCTGTATCGTCGAATCGACGGCCGGCAAATTTTTCAGCGAGTGCTTCGAAGTACGCCTCCCGCGGCGCGCCCGGTGCATAGAGAATTAGCATCGAGGCAGGCAAATCGGACTCGTTGCTAAATGCATGCACCCCTCCCTCGGGAACGAATAGAAAATCCCCATCCGTTGCGTCAATCCAACGCGCTCCGTTGAAGAGCCGCACAGCCCCGGCCAGAACGAAAAACGATTCCGACATGGTCCTATGAAAATGCGCCTTTGGCCCCGGAGTGTGCGGTTCCGCATCCCATCTATGTAAGCCGAACTGCCCGTGCGTAGATGCTCCCGTGGCCAGGTAGCGGACCACGGACCTGGGTCCGAGAGCCAGGTCCGGAGCCTGGTCGGCCGGACGGTATTTCGCGCTCACCTCACCACTGTCACCGAAGTAGTGTGGATCTGGATATGACATTTGTGACTCCTTTTCCAGTTCCGACCGTGACCGTGTTCCCTTCACGCAGCAGTCGTTCAGGAGGAGCACCTCACAAAAAAGGCGATTCTAGGAAGGGCCACTGCGTATATGCAAGCGAGCAACTCCCTCCTCATATGCATCACTCAATATCAAGGAGCCTAGAAAAGAGTACCCAGTCAACCGCTGTCCTAGACAAAGATAGAAATGAGTAGCGGCCACAAAGCTCTAGCTCCCCCCACACGATCCCCGTATGTCGAACCGAGCCATCCGCTCTGCAGGCTCCTGTCCGCACGGGAGCTGCCGTGCATCGGTCGAGCCAGGGTCCAGTCTGAGCTTCCGCTAGGGATTCCCCTTGTGACAGTTTGTACGACGTGTAGTATGAATTACGTCGTTCTGTCATGGGATCGAGAGGTCTTTCGATGGTCCGGCGCCAGTACACGCTCAACGTCTTCCTATTCCTTTTGTCAGCCGCTGCCTTGTCGGCTTGCATACCCAATTCCGATGATGGATCAGGACCGAATCATGCGGCC harbors:
- a CDS encoding cupin encodes the protein MSYPDPHYFGDSGEVSAKYRPADQAPDLALGPRSVVRYLATGASTHGQFGLHRWDAEPHTPGPKAHFHRTMSESFFVLAGAVRLFNGARWIDATDGDFLFVPEGGVHAFSNESDLPASMLILYAPGAPREAYFEALAEKFAGRRFDDTEWEDFCRRHDNHFL
- a CDS encoding anti-sigma factor antagonist, with the protein product MEIIDRKIGDVSVVRVQGRLDSQSAESLGTHLGRLIDSGERHLVVDGEALEYISSTGLRVLLVAAKRLKGAQGTIVLSTLQPHILEVFEIAGFRSLFSIYGNVGEATRHRPG
- a CDS encoding xanthine permease, whose product is MTTRPSGSSNIRYTVEESPPHLLAAGLGVQIVVLIIAGIVLTPIVVLRAAEADLQHASWVVFAALLISGLTTMVQANPLGRIGAGYVLFMGTSGAFIAVGTTAVTDGGLPLLMSLVVVSSLVQFYFAGRLGTIRRIVTPTVGGTVIMLIAVTVFPIAFGLLGKVPDLAEANPNSAPICAAATLGVIVGISLFGGRAVRLWAPIIGVLVGCIVAGMFGLMDFSRVASQAWIGLPNASWPGFDLSFDTRFWALLPAFVIVTLVGAIETYGDGIAIQRVSHRTERAVDFRAVQGAVYADGLGNLLSGMAGTLPNTTYSTSISVVDITGVAARRVALYAGAFMALMAFSPKLANLLLAVPDPVAGAYIIVLLILLFGHGIRLVAENGLSYENGLVVGLAFWLGTGFHNQQIFQELLPHWGRTLLNNGMTSGGLLAVGLMLLVAARDRAHDRLSVQLDVKAIPIVHQFIGRFATGLGWDRAAVGRLELVTEEALLHLIERQGTETTTQRKIHLSVRYEAEVVELEIIAGPQQANMEDLMRLLKSGGALVEDDLSLRLLRELALEIKHQQFHGIEFLLIKVDSRPLHQTEDQSDTAPAAP